In one window of Pseudomonas benzenivorans DNA:
- a CDS encoding cysteine dioxygenase family protein: MTADSYGLQDFIADLRRIAAAAPDEASLLNEVGPLAQRVVQARDWLRAEMYQADAELGFGTTQLHVEPDQSLFVVVDSWLPGRGVRPHDHDTWAVVVGVEGVEHNRFWRRLDDASRPGHAELECTGGQHIAAGEVLLMPSGSIHSVTNETAHTSLSFHVYGRHLNHTRRRQFDPEGNRELPFLISPR; encoded by the coding sequence ATGACTGCTGACAGTTACGGCCTGCAAGACTTCATCGCCGACCTGCGGCGGATCGCCGCCGCGGCGCCGGACGAGGCGAGCCTGCTGAACGAAGTCGGCCCGCTGGCCCAGCGCGTCGTGCAGGCCCGCGATTGGCTGAGGGCCGAGATGTACCAGGCCGATGCAGAGCTGGGCTTCGGCACCACCCAACTGCACGTCGAGCCCGACCAGTCGCTGTTCGTGGTGGTCGACAGCTGGCTGCCCGGTCGCGGGGTACGTCCCCACGACCACGATACCTGGGCCGTGGTGGTGGGGGTCGAGGGCGTCGAGCACAACAGGTTCTGGCGGCGTCTGGATGACGCCAGCCGCCCCGGCCACGCGGAGCTCGAATGCACCGGCGGGCAGCACATCGCCGCGGGCGAGGTGCTGCTCATGCCCAGCGGCAGCATCCACAGCGTGACCAACGAAACGGCGCACACCAGCCTGTCGTTCCATGTCTATGGTCGCCACCTCAACCATACCCGGCGGCGCCAGTTCGACCCGGAGGGCAACCGCGAACTGCCATTTCTGATCAGCCCTCGCTGA